TTGGCCGGTTTACCGGTCTGGGCTTGCTGCGCCGGTTGTCCTTTTTGAGCCTGCTGGGCTGCCGCAGTGCCGGCGCGGCGGCGCTGCGCCAGCACCGCGGCAGCGAGGGAACCATGCTTCCGCAGGCCTGCACGCAGGCCCGGAGCCACCATGTCGACGTCGAGGAGGCCGGGGTCGGCTGAGTGGACGCCGCCCACCACCGGCGAGACGAGCCGCTCCAGCACCCGCGACCCCATCCGGGCCCGGACCAGGGCGGCCACGCTGGTAACACCCGCGCCGGCTCCTACGGAGGCAGGCAGCAGGCGGTCCAGGGAGGCGCGCAACGAGCCAAGTGTCCCCAGGGTGCGCCGCACCTCAGGATCCCAGGGGTTCGCCGGAATGCCCAGGACTCCGGTCCGGGGCAGTTCGCGGGGCCCGTCCGGAAGATGCACCCAGGCACCGCCGGGCCGCGGAGGAACGATCTTTCCACCCAGGCCGAGCTCGGCGCAGAGCCGGGCGACGGCGTCGGACCTTGTGGCGAACGACTCGGCGCCGCTGTCAAGGGTGAGTCCGGCCACCACGTGGCTGCCCACGCAGCCGCCCCACGCCGTCCCCGCTTCAAGGACGGTCACCTGGTGGCCGGCGGCGGCAAGTTCCCGGGCGGACAGGAGCCCGGAGATCCCGCCGCCCACCACCAATGCTGTGCCGGGCACTGCCGGAGAGCTGCCCACGGGTTTACTCCGATGAAATGGAGTGGATGAGTTTCACGACCCGGGTCAGGACGTCAGGGTCCGCTTCCGGCGGTACGCCGTGGCCAAGGTTCAGGACGTGGCCCGGCGCTGCCGATCCCGCGGCTATGACCTCGCGGACGTGGGCTTCGAGGATTTCCCAGGGGGCTGACAGCAGCGCGGGATCGATGTTTCCCTGCAGCGGCACCGTTCCGCCCAGGCGGCGGTTTGCTTCGTCGAGCGGCAGCCGGTAGTCAACGCCCACCACGTCCACGCCTACGTCGCGCATGGCAACGAGAAGTTCGGAGGTGCCGGTGCCAAAGTGGATCAGCGGGGCGCCGAGGTGGCGGACATGGTCCAGGGCACGGGCCGACGCCGGCGCAACATATTTGGTGTAGTCGGCCAGTCCCAGCGAGCCTGCCCAGGAGTCGAAGAGCTGGGCGGCCGAGGCACCCGCCTCGAGCTGGGCCTGGAGGAACATGCCGGAGGCGTCGGCAGCCCAGTTGGCCAACGCGGCCCAGGTCTCCGGGTCCGCATGCATCATGGTCCGGGGGCCAAGGTGGTCGCGGGACGGCTTTCCCTCCACCATGTAGGCGGCAAGGGTAAATGGTGCGCCGGCGAAGCCGATGAGGGGTGTCTTGCCCAGTTCGGCCACCGTCAGCCGAACGGCTTCGCGGATGGGCTCCAGGGCTTCCCAGGTGAGCTGCGGCAGGGCGGCAACGTCGGCCGCGGTGCGCACGGGCCTTTCCAGGACGGGCCCCACCCCGGGCACGATGTCCACTCCAACACCGGCCAGCTTCAGCGGGATCACGATGTCGGAGAAGAAGATGCCTGCGTCCACGTCATGTCGGCGGACGGGCTGGAGGGTGATCTCGGAGGCCAGCTCAGGACGGAGGCACGAGTCCAGCATCGCAATGCCCTCGCGCACCTTCAGGTATTCCGGCAGCGACCGGCCCGCCTGGCGCATGAACCACACGGGACGGCGGGACGGCGTGCCCCCGCGGTAAGCCGTGATCAGCGGGGAGTCGGCGGTGCGGCCGTCCATCAGTGGATGGTCTGCGGCGAGGGCGCCGGCAGCTGAGACGGCGGGGCTAGGAGTCATGCTTTTGATTGTGCCCAAAAAGAGCAGCAAAAGATAACGACAACCTGTCGCTGCCAGGGCCCGCTCCGGTAAGGTGGCGCGAATCACCGCGAAGTGTGGCGACTATCCTTTCCGGAGGTTGTTCTACCGGGCAACGAAAAAGCTATGATTGGTCTGCTGTGGTTCTTTTCTCATTGGTGGCTACACACGCCGACATCGATCTTGAAACCGTTGCTCAGTTGAGCAACGGTTCCTCCGGGATTGCCGCATCCGCGCTGACCGAATCCCCTGCCGTGGCCGGGGCGGTGGTCCTTGCCACCTGCAACCGTTACGAAATCTACGGTGAGGCTCCCAACCCGCACGACGTCGAAGCGGCCCGGGCAGCCCTCGTATCACGCATCAGCGAGGCCAGCGGCCTGGCCGAACCCCTCGTCTCCCGTTCCTTCAGCACCCGGACGGGACCCGAGGTGACCCAGCACCTGTTCGCCGTCAGCGCTGGACTGGACTCCGCCGTCGTGGGTGAACGCGAAATCGCCGGGCAGGTGCGGCGGGCGCTGATCAACGCCCAGCACGATGGCACCGTCAGCGCCGGCCTTGTCCGGCTGTTCCAGGCGGCCTCGAAGACCGCCAAGGATGTGGGCGCCCAGACCGCCCTTGGTTCCCGTGGGCTTTCCATCGTCTCCGTGGCACTGGACCTGGCCACGGATCTTTCCGAAAACCCTGACTGGTCAACCAAGAAGGTTGTGCTTTTCGGGACGGGCGCCTACGCCGGCGCCACCATGGCACTGCTGCGCGAACGCGGCTGCACGGACATCTCCGTCTTCTCCTCATCCGGCCGGGCCGAAGGCTTCGTGGCCTCGCGGGGCGGTGTGGCCCTGGACGTTGAGTCCCTGCGGCCTGCGGTGGCCGCCGCCGACGTCATGATCGGCTGCAGCGGCTCGGATAACCGCGTCGAGGCTGATGAACTGGCCCAGGTCCGCGCCGGCTCCGCGCAGCCCCTGATCGCCATCGACCTGGCCCTCACGCACGACTTCGACCCCGCCGTCGGCGAGCTGGACGGCGTTGAGCTGCTCACCCTCGAATCGGTCCGGCTCGCGGCACCGCAGGAACAGGC
This window of the Pseudarthrobacter defluvii genome carries:
- the hemE gene encoding uroporphyrinogen decarboxylase; this translates as MTPSPAVSAAGALAADHPLMDGRTADSPLITAYRGGTPSRRPVWFMRQAGRSLPEYLKVREGIAMLDSCLRPELASEITLQPVRRHDVDAGIFFSDIVIPLKLAGVGVDIVPGVGPVLERPVRTAADVAALPQLTWEALEPIREAVRLTVAELGKTPLIGFAGAPFTLAAYMVEGKPSRDHLGPRTMMHADPETWAALANWAADASGMFLQAQLEAGASAAQLFDSWAGSLGLADYTKYVAPASARALDHVRHLGAPLIHFGTGTSELLVAMRDVGVDVVGVDYRLPLDEANRRLGGTVPLQGNIDPALLSAPWEILEAHVREVIAAGSAAPGHVLNLGHGVPPEADPDVLTRVVKLIHSISSE
- a CDS encoding glutamyl-tRNA reductase; its protein translation is MVLFSLVATHADIDLETVAQLSNGSSGIAASALTESPAVAGAVVLATCNRYEIYGEAPNPHDVEAARAALVSRISEASGLAEPLVSRSFSTRTGPEVTQHLFAVSAGLDSAVVGEREIAGQVRRALINAQHDGTVSAGLVRLFQAASKTAKDVGAQTALGSRGLSIVSVALDLATDLSENPDWSTKKVVLFGTGAYAGATMALLRERGCTDISVFSSSGRAEGFVASRGGVALDVESLRPAVAAADVMIGCSGSDNRVEADELAQVRAGSAQPLIAIDLALTHDFDPAVGELDGVELLTLESVRLAAPQEQAESLAQASGIVKGAAKAFEQEREARSVDSAIVALRRHTMNVLDAEMEKVRARHGCTAAAEEVEFALRRMVKQLLHVPTVRARELAANGQQDDYVAALEALYGITVEQPATAPAASPAPAEAECPVDHKGRETA